A single window of Luteipulveratus halotolerans DNA harbors:
- the mraZ gene encoding division/cell wall cluster transcriptional repressor MraZ, translating into MFLGTHTPRLDDKGRLFLPAKFRKELAGGLVVTRGQERCLYVFAMPEFERITTTMNSTPVTSRAVRDFQRVFLSAASDEIPDKQGRVTIPAVLREYAGLSRDCTVIGAGARVEVWDTAAWNEYLSATEESFSEQSEEVIPGLL; encoded by the coding sequence ATGTTTCTCGGTACGCACACGCCCCGGCTGGACGACAAGGGCCGCCTCTTCCTCCCGGCGAAGTTCCGCAAGGAGCTCGCCGGTGGTCTCGTCGTCACGCGCGGACAGGAGCGCTGTCTCTATGTGTTCGCGATGCCGGAGTTCGAGCGCATCACCACGACGATGAACTCCACGCCCGTGACCAGCCGAGCCGTGCGCGACTTCCAGCGCGTGTTCCTGTCCGCCGCCTCCGACGAGATCCCCGACAAGCAGGGCCGGGTCACGATCCCGGCCGTGCTGCGTGAGTACGCCGGCCTGTCCCGTGACTGCACGGTCATCGGTGCGGGCGCTCGCGTCGAGGTCTGGGACACCGCCGCCTGGAACGAGTACCTGTCCGCCACCGAGGAGTCCTTCTCCGAGCAGTCCGAAGAGGTGATCCCCGGACTCCTCTAG
- the rsmH gene encoding 16S rRNA (cytosine(1402)-N(4))-methyltransferase RsmH gives MSTTGSAADRHVPVLRDRIVELLAPALDHEGAVAVDGTLGMGGHTEALLQACPQATVIGVDRDTDALRLAGERLASYGDRFVPARAVYDELPEVLADRGIAQVDAVLFDLGVSSLQLDEAERGFAYRHDAPLDMRMDQTDGPTAADVLNTYDAAELERILRDYGEERFARRIAAAVVREREKAPFDRSERLVELLRAAIPAASQRTGGHPGKRTFQALRIEVNRELDAWRTALPAAIDALAVGGRIAVLSYHSLEDRITKRALTAGARSTAPPGLPVELPEHQPYLGLLTRGGEEPSEQETQTNPRAASARLRAAERTRPTKGTRS, from the coding sequence ATGTCCACCACCGGATCCGCCGCCGACCGGCACGTACCCGTCCTGCGCGACCGCATCGTCGAGCTCCTGGCGCCGGCGCTCGACCACGAGGGTGCGGTCGCCGTCGACGGCACGCTCGGCATGGGCGGTCACACCGAGGCGCTCCTGCAGGCGTGCCCGCAGGCCACCGTGATCGGCGTCGACCGCGATACCGACGCCCTGCGGCTGGCCGGCGAGCGACTCGCCTCGTACGGCGACCGGTTCGTCCCGGCGCGGGCGGTGTACGACGAGCTGCCCGAGGTGCTCGCCGACCGGGGCATCGCGCAGGTCGACGCCGTGCTGTTCGACCTGGGGGTCTCCTCCCTCCAGCTGGACGAGGCCGAGCGCGGGTTCGCCTACCGGCACGACGCGCCGCTGGACATGCGCATGGACCAGACCGACGGCCCGACGGCTGCGGACGTCCTCAACACCTACGACGCGGCCGAGCTCGAGCGGATCCTGCGCGACTACGGCGAGGAGCGCTTCGCCCGTCGGATCGCCGCGGCCGTCGTGCGGGAGCGCGAGAAGGCACCGTTCGACCGCTCGGAGCGCCTGGTCGAGCTGCTGCGTGCCGCGATCCCGGCTGCGTCGCAGCGCACCGGGGGACACCCGGGCAAGCGGACCTTCCAGGCTCTGCGCATCGAGGTCAACCGCGAGCTGGACGCGTGGCGTACGGCGTTGCCGGCCGCGATCGACGCTCTCGCCGTCGGTGGTCGGATCGCCGTCCTGTCCTACCACTCTCTCGAGGACCGCATCACCAAGCGAGCCCTCACGGCCGGCGCACGCAGCACCGCTCCGCCCGGGCTCCCGGTCGAGCTGCCCGAGCACCAGCCCTACCTGGGACTGCTCACCCGCGGCGGCGAGGAGCCGTCCGAGCAGGAGACCCAGACCAACCCGCGCGCTGCATCAGCCCGCCTGCGCGCCGCCGAACGAACCCGACCGACGAAGGGAACCAGGTCATGA
- a CDS encoding peptidoglycan D,D-transpeptidase FtsI family protein, giving the protein MLFVFSMFAVQLVRIQGVDSASVSQQALGSRTKRVAIPAQRGTITDRDGVVLADSVDRRNVAGDAVAIAQYFTRENGKKVELGLQGAAAKIAPLLGLKSSDLLATLQKAHKKGSRFTYLAKDVSPTQWRAVQELDVPGVSSERVVRREYPQGTSLGPLVGWVGTNGKPGGGVEALQEKNLVGTPGTHIYERDPSGQIIATGDNSDTPAKPGKDVRLTIDNDLQWYAQNALAQRVKETKGLSGDVVVMEAKTGNVLAAASYPSFDPNDMGSAPSYLRLRPFDEVYEPGSTSKVITMAALIDQGYATPTTPVTVPPTLRRAGRPFHDSENHGTERMTLAGVLAHSSNMGTILAGEKMPAAQLHAYMTKFGLGSRTGVGFPGESRGILAKPQDWKGDQRYTVMFGQGLAGTAIQQAAVFQTIANGGVRMPVRMVDKVGDGHGGFTEPEDDRKPQRVVSTSTANQLTRMMQSVVSEEGTAHQAQVPGYTVAGKTSTAERYDSTLKKYSGTTASFIGFAPAEKPELVVAVTIQRPLAGTYGGPVSGPVFSKIMSFGLQQRKVPPSGNTPQPYPLNQTPPATEQK; this is encoded by the coding sequence ATGCTCTTCGTGTTCAGCATGTTCGCCGTCCAGCTCGTCCGCATCCAGGGCGTGGACTCCGCGAGCGTCTCGCAGCAGGCGCTCGGCAGCCGCACCAAGCGCGTGGCGATCCCGGCACAGCGCGGCACGATCACCGACCGCGACGGGGTGGTCCTCGCTGACAGCGTCGACCGCCGCAACGTCGCGGGCGATGCTGTGGCGATCGCGCAGTACTTCACTCGCGAGAACGGCAAGAAGGTCGAGCTCGGCCTGCAGGGTGCGGCGGCCAAGATCGCCCCGCTGCTCGGGCTGAAGTCCAGCGATCTGCTGGCGACCCTGCAGAAGGCGCACAAGAAGGGCTCTCGCTTCACCTACCTCGCCAAGGACGTGTCGCCCACGCAGTGGCGCGCGGTCCAGGAGCTCGATGTCCCCGGGGTCTCGAGCGAGCGGGTCGTACGACGGGAGTACCCTCAGGGCACCAGCCTCGGACCGCTCGTCGGCTGGGTCGGCACCAACGGCAAGCCCGGCGGCGGCGTCGAGGCGTTGCAGGAGAAGAACCTCGTCGGCACGCCCGGGACGCACATCTACGAGCGTGACCCGAGCGGCCAGATCATCGCCACGGGCGACAACTCCGACACGCCTGCCAAGCCCGGCAAGGACGTCCGCCTGACCATCGACAACGACCTGCAGTGGTACGCCCAGAACGCCTTGGCGCAGCGGGTCAAGGAGACCAAGGGTCTGTCCGGAGACGTCGTGGTCATGGAGGCCAAGACGGGCAACGTCCTCGCTGCGGCGTCCTACCCGAGCTTCGACCCCAACGACATGGGCAGCGCCCCGAGCTATCTGCGTCTGCGGCCGTTCGACGAGGTCTACGAGCCGGGTTCGACGAGCAAGGTCATCACGATGGCCGCCCTCATCGACCAAGGCTACGCCACACCCACCACGCCGGTCACGGTGCCGCCGACGCTGAGGCGCGCCGGTCGCCCGTTCCACGACTCCGAGAACCACGGCACCGAGCGCATGACGCTGGCCGGAGTGCTCGCGCACTCCTCCAACATGGGCACCATCCTCGCGGGCGAGAAGATGCCCGCCGCCCAGCTGCACGCGTACATGACCAAGTTCGGGCTCGGCTCCCGCACGGGTGTCGGCTTTCCGGGGGAGTCGCGCGGCATCCTCGCCAAGCCGCAGGACTGGAAGGGCGACCAGCGCTACACCGTCATGTTCGGCCAGGGCCTGGCCGGTACAGCCATCCAGCAGGCGGCGGTCTTCCAGACGATCGCCAACGGTGGCGTACGCATGCCGGTGCGGATGGTCGACAAGGTCGGTGACGGCCACGGCGGGTTCACCGAGCCCGAGGACGACCGCAAGCCGCAGCGGGTCGTGTCCACGTCGACCGCCAACCAGCTCACCCGGATGATGCAGTCGGTCGTCAGCGAGGAGGGCACGGCCCACCAGGCGCAGGTGCCGGGCTACACCGTGGCGGGCAAGACCAGCACGGCCGAGCGGTACGACTCGACGCTGAAGAAGTACAGCGGCACGACCGCGTCGTTCATCGGGTTCGCACCCGCTGAGAAGCCGGAGCTCGTCGTGGCGGTCACCATCCAGCGTCCACTCGCCGGCACCTACGGTGGTCCGGTGTCCGGTCCGGTGTTCAGCAAGATCATGTCCTTCGGGCTGCAGCAGCGTAAGGTCCCGCCGTCGGGCAACACCCCCCAGCCGTACCCGTTGAACCAGACCCCACCCGCGACGGAGCAGAAGTGA